The sequence AGCCAGGAAGGCTATGGACAGACTGTAACTGTTGAAAAACTGGCTGATATTTTTATGCATTTGCAAAACAAAGGTGCTCATAATATCAATTTGGTGACACCCACCATCTATATCCCTCAAATTAGAGATGCGATCCTTTTGGCAAGGGAAAAAGGGCTGAAGCTCCCCATTGTATACAACACGAATGCTTATGAGCGCGTAGAAGCCCTAAGGCTATTAGATGGGCTCATTGATATATATCTTCCTGACCTTAAATATTATGATGATGGACTGGCCATCAGGTATTCCAGTGCTCCTGGCTATTTTTTTCATGCCACTAGGGCTATTCTGGAGATGTTCAGGCAGGTAGGAGAGGCCAGATTTGATGGAAATGGGATCATGACAGGTGGACTCATGATAAGGCATTTGTTGTTACCGGGTAAATTAGAGGACTCTAAAAAAATACTGGATTGGATAAAGGATAACCTGCCACTTGGGGTGTACGTGAACCTGATGTCTCAGTATACGCCTTATTATAAAGCGATAAAATATGCCGAATTGAATAAAAAAGTGGATGCAAAAGAATACGATGCTCTTATTGATTATTTTTTAAATATAGGCCTTGAAAATGGATTTGTGCAGGAAGGAGAATCGGCTTGCGAAGAATTTATACCCGATTTTGACCTGGAGGGACTTGAATGAGATTTAGGGTAGATTTAGATTATGATGGTATGACTGTGGGAGAATTTTTGAAAAGCAAGAGATTCTCCAGGAGGACCATAAATAGACTAAAATCAGGTGGAAGGATATTTTTAAACGGTGCTATAGCATATACAGGCGAGGTTATCAAGAACGGTGATATTCTGGATATAGATTTTACCGAGGATTGTAACATAGTACCGTCACCTATACCTCTGGATATTATATACGAAGATGAGGATATACTGGTGCTGAACAAACAACCCGGGATAGTAGTACACCCGACGGCATATCATTATGATGATACTATAGGAAACGGCGTCATGTATTATTTTAGCCAGAAAGGTTTAAAGCGAGGTTTTCATCCTGTAAACCGCCTGGACAGAGAGACATCAGGGGTATTGATAATTGCATTAAATCAACACATGCATAATATGATACAGCAATACGGACAGATGGATAAGGCCTATATAGCCGTTGTAGAGGGTGTAGTTGAAAAAGACTGCGGCACAATTGACCTGCCTATTGCCCGCAAACCAGGTAGCCTTATTGAAAGGTGTGTTTCTCAGGATGGCCAGAGGGCAATTACCCATTTTTGCACTGTCAAAAGGCTCGAGAATATGACAGTGCTTTTATTAAAACTGGAAACAGGGCGAACCCATCAAATAAGGGTTCATTTAAGTTATATAGGTCATCCTATTATAGGAGACACTTTATATGGTAAACTATATGGTAAACCCAATGCGGAGATAAATAGACATGCTTTGCATTGTTCTGAGATGTCATTTCTACATCCCTATACTGGCAAAAGGGTATTTTTTAAAGCTCCATTGCCCCAGGACATGGAAAACCTTATAGTAAAGCAACAAAAATAACAAAGATTTAACATTAGTAATGTTTTATCACATTAAAGTTATGGTAGAATTAATTGAGGGAGAGTGAGAATATGAAGCCATTGGTAATTGCCCATAGAGGGGATTCTGTCAATGCCCCTGAAAATACAATAGCATCGTTTCAGAGGGCAATAGATATAGGAGTGGATGGTATTGAGCTGGATATACACATGAGCAAAGATGGATATCTTGTGGTTATTCACGATGAACGGGTGGATAGAACCACTGACGGTACTGGATATGTAAAGAATTTTACATTGAAAGAGTTGAAAGAGCTGGATGCAGGTATTAAATTTAGCGCTAAATTTGCAGGTGAAAGGATACCAACCCTTGAAGAGGTTTTAGAGCTTATAGGTAATAGGGATTTGCTGCTGAATATCGAGGTAAAAAGTGGCGTTATTATGTATCCGGGTATTGAAGAAAAACTTATAGAGGTTATAAGA is a genomic window of Caldanaerobius fijiensis DSM 17918 containing:
- a CDS encoding radical SAM protein, giving the protein MWQTLEKCRLCPRECGVNRNQNKRGVCGATGEIKVAKAYLHRWEEPPISGTNGSGTVFFSHCNLKCLFCQNYKISQEGYGQTVTVEKLADIFMHLQNKGAHNINLVTPTIYIPQIRDAILLAREKGLKLPIVYNTNAYERVEALRLLDGLIDIYLPDLKYYDDGLAIRYSSAPGYFFHATRAILEMFRQVGEARFDGNGIMTGGLMIRHLLLPGKLEDSKKILDWIKDNLPLGVYVNLMSQYTPYYKAIKYAELNKKVDAKEYDALIDYFLNIGLENGFVQEGESACEEFIPDFDLEGLE
- a CDS encoding RluA family pseudouridine synthase, translated to MRFRVDLDYDGMTVGEFLKSKRFSRRTINRLKSGGRIFLNGAIAYTGEVIKNGDILDIDFTEDCNIVPSPIPLDIIYEDEDILVLNKQPGIVVHPTAYHYDDTIGNGVMYYFSQKGLKRGFHPVNRLDRETSGVLIIALNQHMHNMIQQYGQMDKAYIAVVEGVVEKDCGTIDLPIARKPGSLIERCVSQDGQRAITHFCTVKRLENMTVLLLKLETGRTHQIRVHLSYIGHPIIGDTLYGKLYGKPNAEINRHALHCSEMSFLHPYTGKRVFFKAPLPQDMENLIVKQQK
- a CDS encoding glycerophosphodiester phosphodiesterase, which produces MKPLVIAHRGDSVNAPENTIASFQRAIDIGVDGIELDIHMSKDGYLVVIHDERVDRTTDGTGYVKNFTLKELKELDAGIKFSAKFAGERIPTLEEVLELIGNRDLLLNIEVKSGVIMYPGIEEKLIEVIRKYNFTERVVISSFNHYSIRDIKKLALELKVGLLYECGLVEPWYIAERMHAYSLHPFYFNIIPEVVEGCKKNDIRLFPWTVDKEEDMLRMIDMGVDGIITDNPGLLIEVLNSMEMGS